One genomic region from Triplophysa dalaica isolate WHDGS20190420 chromosome 23, ASM1584641v1, whole genome shotgun sequence encodes:
- the acaa1 gene encoding 3-ketoacyl-CoA thiolase, peroxisomal, translated as MHRVQILSGHLSSNRRVGVRPCSASTADPNDIVVVHGSRTAIGRAKRGSFKDTTPDELLSAVMSKVLRDVGLPPASLGDVCVGNVLQPGAGALMARIAHFLSGFPESVPVYTVNRQCSSGLQALFNVAGGIRNGAYDMGLACGVESMSLQSVGNPGNISPRLMENEKARDCIIPMGITSENVAERFGISREKQDMFSVSSQQKAAMAQKQGIFDQEITPVTTKILDESGTERTITVTKDDGIRPGTTLEGLAKLRPAFKENGSTTAGNASQVSDGAAAVLIGRRSTVEKLGLPVLGVLRASAVVGVPPDIMGIGPAYAIPEALNQAGLTVDDIDVFEINEAFASQAVYCVEKLVIPMEKVNPNGGAIAFGHPLGCTGARQVVTLLNELKRRRKRGYGVVSMCIGTGMGAAAVFEYPGQ; from the exons ATGCACAGAGTACAGATTTTATCTGGGCATCTGTCGTCAAACAGACGTGTGGGTGTGAGACCGTGCAGCGCATCAACTGCTGATCCAAATGATATCGTTGTGGTTCATGGGTCACGAACGGCGATCGGCCGGGCGAAAAGAGGCTCGTTTAAG GACACTACCCCAGATGAGCTCCTCAGTGCTGTAATGAGTAAAGTCCTCAGGGATGTTGGACTGCCACCCGCTTCACTGGGGGATGTGTGTGTTG GTAATGTTCTTCAACCCGGGGCTGGTGCACTTATGGCTCGGATTGCCCACTTTCTCAG tGGCTTTCCCGAGTCTGTACCAGTCTACACGGTGAACAGGCAGTGTTCCTCTGGACTACAGGCACTTTTCAATGTTGCAG GTGGAATCAGAAATGGTGCATATGACATGGGTCTCGCCTGTGG CGTGGAGAGCATGTCACTTCAATCAGTGGGAAACCCAGGGAACATTAGCCCTAGACTGATGGAAAATGAGAAGGCGAGAGACTGTATAATCCCCATGGG AATAACATCAGAGAATGTTGCCGAGAGATTTGGTATCAGCAGAGAAAAACAGGATATGTTTTCTGTCAGTTCCCAACAAAA GGCAGCCATGGCCCAGAAACAGGGCATATTTGATCAAGAGATTACACCGGTCACTACTAAAATTTTGGATGAAAGTGGCACTGAGCGCACCATTACTGTCACAAAGGATGATGGGATCCGGCCCGGCACTACGCTAGAAGGCCTTGCCAAACTGCGTCCAGCATTCAAGGAGAATGGTAGCACTACAGCTG GTAATGCCAGTCAGGTGAGCGATGGCGCTGCAGCAGTGCTAATAGGACGGAGATCTACGGTGGAGAAACTGGGACTGCCTGTTCTTGGGGTGCTGAGGGCAAGCGCTGTGGTGGGCGTGCCACCGGACATAATGGGCATTGGACCAGCCTATGCTATCCCGGAAGCCCTTAACCAAGCAG GGCTGACTGTTGATGATATCGACGTGTTTGAGATCAATGAAGCCTTTGCTAGTCAG GCTGTGTATTGTGTGGAAAAGCTTGTTATCCCCATGGAGAAAGTGAATCCTAATGGAGGGGCTATTGCATTCGGTCATCCTCTTGGCTGCACTGGTGCTCGACAGGTCGTGACCCTGCTGAATGAACTCAAGCGCAGACGCAAAAG AGGGTATGGTGTGGTGTCCATGTGCATTGGGACTGGAATGGGAGCCGCTGCAGTTTTTGAATACCCTGGGCAGTGA